DNA from Mycobacterium bourgelatii:
AAGCGTGCCGACGTGGCGACCGGCGAGTGCGTCAAGCTGGCCGCGGTGGTGTCGTTGGCGTTGGCCGCTGCCCGGGTGCGCGATCACGTGGACGACCGCGACGGCCTGGTCGGCGCCGCACCGGTTCGGCCCGCCGCGCGTCGGCTCGCCGAACGCTGGGTGCGCCAGGGCACCGACGCCGGGCATTCACTGGGATTCGACACGGGCGTGCTGGTGGCCGCGATCGACCGACAGACCGAGCTCGAGGCGGCGGCGGGCCCTGGCAGCTCGCTGCTGGCGGTGACCGAACCCACCGAGACGGCGGTCGCCGCGGCCTTCGCGCACACCGCCGTGTTGGCCGGCCGCCCCGCCAACGCCGAACCGCTCCGTGAAGTCGGCAGGCTGTTCGGCCGGATCGCGCATCTGCTCGACGCGGTCGAGGATTACCGCGACGACGTGGCCCGCGGGAAGTGGAACCCCCTTGTCGCCACCGAAACCTCCATCGCCGAGGCCCGCGCCCTGTGCGACGACGCGGTGCTCGGCATCGAACTGGCGCTGGCCGACGTGGACTTCACCGACGGCCGGCTCCCCCGGCGGTTGTTGACCCGCGAGGTCCGCCGCGCGGTATCCCGCACCTTCGACATGCGCGGCGGCGGGACGCCGCACGGCGAGCAGGAAGGCATCAGCTGGGGCAACGAGGTCATCGGCTCCGGCGCCATCCCGGGTATTCCCGGTGAGCTGCCACCGCCCGTGCCGAAACGCAAACAGGGCTGCTGGGACAGGTTCACCGAAGAATGCTGCTGTGAGTGCGAAGGTGAGTGTTGCTGCGAGTGCTGCGGCGACGACGGCTGCTGCGACTGCGACTGCGGCGACGGCTGTGACTGCGACTGCGGCGACAGCTGCGACTGCTGCGATTGCGGAGACTGCTGCGACTGCAACTGAGCCTCTGCGGCGCCGGAGGTTGTCGGGCGGCCAATCCTCTAGTACGGCAGGATTGGGCAGGTGTTCGGGCTCGTCGTCATCGTCACGCTGGTCGCCGCCGTGGTTGTCGGGACGGTGGTGGGCCGGCGTTACCGCGTCGGTCCGCCGGTCCTGCTGATCCTGCTCGGAGGGCTGCTGGGCCTGATCCCCAGCTTCGGAGAAGTCGAGATCCACGGCGAGATCGTGCTGCTGTTGTTCCTGCCGGCGATCCTCTACTGGGAGAGCTTGAACACCAGCTTTCGCGAACTGCGCTGGAACATTCGCGCCGTCATCATGTTCAGCATCGGCCTGGTGATCGCCACCGCGTTCGCCGTGTCGACGGCGGCACGACTTCTCGGCATGGAACCCCACGCGGCAAGTGTCCTGGGCGCCGTCCTGTCCCCCACCGACGCGGCGGCCGTGGCCGGGCTGGCAAAGAAACTGCCGCGCCGCGCGCTCACCGTCCTACGCGGGGAAAGCCTCATCAATGACGGGACCGCGCTCGTGCTGTTCGGCGTCACCGTCTCCGTCGCGGTTGGCGGCGCACCAGTCAGCCCCGCCGCGCTGACCGGACGATTCGTCCTTTCCTACCTCGGCGGCATCGTGGCCGGACTGCTGATCGGGGCGCTGGTGACCCTGTTCCGCCGCGGCATCGACGCGCCCCTGGAGGAGGGCGCGCTCAGCCTGCTGACGCCGTTCGCGGCGTTCCTGCTCGCCGAAGCCATCGAGTGCAGCGGCGTGGTCGCGGTGTTGGTGTCGGCCCTCGTGCTGACCTATTCCGGGCCGAAAGTGATCCGGGCGCGTTCCCGCCTGCAGTCCTACGCCTTCTGGGACGTCACGACGTTCCTGCTCAACGGGTCACTATGGGTGTTCGTCGGGGTCCAGATTCCCGGCGCGGTGCGCCACCTCTCCGACAGCGAGGGCGGGCTTCGCGACACGCTCGTCATGGCCTTCGCGGTCACGGGCGTCGTGATCGTCACCCGTTTCCTCTGGGTGGAATTCAGCTCGGTGTTGGGCCGCGTGATCGACAAGACCTTCAAGAAGCCCAGCCACTACGCGCCCTTCCGCCACCGGTTTGTCACCAGCTGGGCGGGGTTCCGCGGCGCGGTGTCGCTCGCTGCGGCGTTGGCGGTTCCGTTTACCACACAAGGCGGAACAGCTCCGTTCCCGGAACGCAATCGGATCATCTTCGTCGTCGTAGTGGTCATCTTGGTGACGGTCCTGGTTCAAGGGAGCACGCTGCCGGCAGTCGTTCGGTGGGCACACATGCCCGAAGACGTCACCCAGGCCGACGAACTGCACCTGGCCCAAACCCGCAGCGCCGAAGTCGCCCTCGAAGCGTTGCCCGAAGTGGCCGCCGAGGTCGGAGTTGGCCCAGAAGTCCTGAAGCGCCTGAAGAAGGAATACGAGGAACGTGCCGTGCTGGCCAACGGTGACGGCGACGCGGCCAGCGATGTGGCCGAGCGCAGCGACCAAATCCGGCGCGTCCGTCTTGGCGTGCTCGATCGCCAGCGACAGGCCATCACCGAGTTGCGCAACCAAAACCTCATCGACGACATCGTGCTGCGCGAGTTGCAGCGCGATATGGATCTCCAAGAAGTGCAACTGCTCGATCCCAGCGAAACGGAAGCCTACGAAGGGAGCGGGGAGTAGGTCGCGCCTGGCCGAGCGGCCCGCAGCCGGGACCACCAGGCCACCCTCAGATTTGATAGCGCATTCGCCATCAAATCTGAAGGTGACACATGCCTCCGGACACGGCGGCGAAGCCGCACCCTAACCCGTACTACACGGCAGCCGTTTGATCCCGTGAAAGAACGAGGACCGCAACCGATCCGGTGGTCCAGTCACCGTCAACCCCGGCACATTCGGGTACAACTCCTCGAGCATCACCCGCAGTTCGAGCCGGGCCAGCTGAGCGCCCAGGCAGAAGTGCACTCCGCCGCCGCCGAACGCCGCATGCCCGGCATCGGTTCGGGTGATGTCGAATTCGTCGGCGCGATCGAAAACTTCCTCGTCGCGGTTGGCAGACAGGTAATGCATCAGCACCCAGTCACCGGCCGAAATAGCCTGACCGCGGATCACCACATCCCGGGTGACGGTGCGACGGAAATGCAACACCGGGGTGGCCCAGCGCAACAACTCCTCGACAGCGACCTTGGCGACGGCGGGGTCGCGCGCCAACACAGCCTGCTGATCCGGGTGCTCGGACAACGCCAAAATGCCGTGGCTGAGCGTGTTTCGGGTGGTCTCGTTGCCGGCAACGGCCAGCAGCAGGAAGAACTCGTTGAGCTGGTCGCGGTTGAGGCGCTCGCCGTCCACCTCCGCGGCGAGCAGTGCCGACAGGATGTCGTCGGTAAGCCCATACTTGCGCCGATGCTTCACCAATTCACCGCAGTAGGCGAACATTTCGGCTGCGGCCTGGCCGAGGGCTTCGGGCGTGGGTGCATAGTCCGGGTCCTCGATGCCCAGGCTGCCGATCGCATTGCTCCAGCGGAAAACCTCCAGCCGGTCTTCGGCCGGCACGCCGAGCACGTCGGCGATCACCTGCAGTGACATCTCCGCGGAAATGTCTAGAACGGCGTCGAATTCGCCCTTCCCGGTGATGGTGGCGACGATGTCGCGGGCCACCCTGCGCATGTGCGGTTCGAGGCGCTGCACATTGCGCACCGTGAAACCTTGGTTGATCAGCTTGCGGATCTTCACGTGTCGCGGCGGGTCGATGCCCGGCAGCATCGCCGAATTCGGCGCCGCCGAGACCTCGACCAAAGTGTTGCCCCGACTGCTGGTGAAAGTGTCCGTGTCGCGGCTGACGAGTCGCACATCGGCGTGCCGGGTGAGCAGCCACGCGCGTGGCAACCCGGACAACTGCACCGGGTGAACCGGCGAGTTGGCCCGCAGGCGGGCCAGCGCTTCGAAGGGCGCACCGGACACGAACGTGTCGGGGTCGAGCACCGCCGCGGCGTCGCGGTCACTGGGACTGTTCTGACTCTCGACAACGATCGAGCCGATCTTCGGGGTGCTCACGAGGCCTTCACTCCAGCGATGATCACCTCTAGCCCGGCGCGAAAGCGCGCGGTGGTCTGACGCTTGCCGCGCAGTTCCTCCAGACCAACCGAACCGAGCAGATAGGTGTACAGCAGCGTATGTGCAGTGGTGACAACGGATTTCGACACCCCGGCTTCGGCTAGCAGCGAGCGGCTGAGCTTGTCGAGGCGGCCAGCGGCCTCTCCCCCGCCGCTGGTCTGCAGGACGTTGACGAGGCCGGGTACTTCGAGCATTACTTCCCGTGCGGCGCAGTACAGTTCGATAATCCGCGCATCCCATGGCCCGTCTGACGGGGCAGGGATATCGGACAGGACGGTCTCGGCGAGCAGATCAAGCGCGGCCTGCTTTCCCGGGACGTGGTAGTAGACCGACGGCACGGCGGAGCCGAGTTCGGCGGCGAGATCACGCATCGTCACCCGCTGTACGCCGACGCGCCGCGCGAGGCCGTGCAGCGACGACACCACCTGAGCGCGGTCGAGTTCCCCGTACCGACGCCTGGTCGCCGACGTCATTCGAGCCCGGTTCGAAGCAATTCGAGCACTGTTAGAATCTAGCCCGATGAGCGCCCCCATCGCAAAGCTGTCCATCGCCTCGCCCATTGTCACGTCGGTCCCGGGCATGAACGCCGACTGGGAAAATGGCGCCTCGATAGAGGAATTGACGCACGTCGCCGAAGCCGCGGACCGACTCGGCTATCACCACCTGACATGCAGCGAGCACGTCGCGCTTCCCGCCGGCGACGGTGAAGCCCGCCGCGGGTCGCGCTACTGGGATCCGCTGGCCACGCTGGGGTATCTGGCCGCACGCACCCGGCGCATCCGGCTGGCCACCAACGTATTGGTGCTCGGCTACCACCATCCGCTCGAAATCGCCAAGCGTTACGGCACTTTGGATGTCGTCAGCAACGGCCGACTCATCCTCGGTGTCGGCGTGGGCAGCCTCAAGGAGGAGTTCGATCTGCTCGGCGTCCCATTCGACGACCGCGGCCCCCGCGGTGACGATGCGCTACGGGCGCTGCGGGCATCGCTATCGCGCACAGAGCCCGAGTATCACGGCGAGTTCTATTCATTCGACGGCATGGTGGTGGACCCGTGCGCCGTCCAAGAGCGCGTCCCCATCTGGGTCGGCGGGCGCACGCTGCGATCGCTGCGGCGGGCGGTCAACCTGGCCGACGGCTGGACACCGTTCGGCGTGCCCCTGAAGCAGGCCCGAGACTGGCTGGCTCGCCTGACGATTCCGCCCGCATTCGACGTCGTGCTGGCGCCGTCGTCTCGTCTCGATCCCATCGACAACCCCGAGCGCAGTCGCGAACTCATCGCCGACACCGTCGCGCACGGCGCTACGATCGTCAACGCCAACTTCGCCAGCACCTCCCTGCAGCACTACCTGGAGAACCTGCAGGCGCTCGCCGAGCTCAATACAACGTGAACCGCGTCAAGGCAGGCATTTTCAGCCTCACCGCACCCGAGTCGCCCGATGACGACGGCAGCTACCTGCGTTGGCATCTGCTCGACCACATGCCGGAGCAGTATCAGTTGCCCGGGATCGTGTACGGCCTGCGGTGGATCGCCGACGGCGACTACCTGGACCACCGACTGGTCGCGGAAGGGCCGTTGGGCCAGGTCGGCAACGCCGTGCACTACCTGGTCGGCGATCCCGTTCGACAGACCATCGACGACTTCGTCGCCCTCGGCCGAGCCCTCCGCGACCAGGGACGCTTCCCGGTCTGGCGCCCACTGCTGCAGATCGCCGGACTCCAACTGCTGCAGTGGCATGCCGCCCCGCGTGCGCTGGTTTCGGCCGAGGTCGTGCCGTTCCGCCCACACCGTGGTGTGCTGCTGATCGTCGAAGAACCCACCGCGGACGCAGACACGACCGCATGGCTGGAATGGCTACGCGCCGAACACTACCCACAATTGCTCGCTACCCATGGCACCGCGGGCGCCTGGACGTTCGGCGCCACAAATGCCTACGACCCCCCACCACGAGGCTGGCGCACCGACCCGCAATTCATCACCGTTGTCTACCTCGACGACGACCCGATCGCCACCACCACCTATCTGACCCCGTTGATCGAAAAGCGTTGGCAGTCAGGCGTGGTGCGGCCGGTGTTCGCCGGTCCGATGCGGACGATGATCAGCTGGGAAGTCTGGCCCTAGGCCCGAAAACCGAGCGTCACCATAAGAGCCGAGGCAGCCCGACCAGCGCTCCACCGGAGAAGTACGGCCCTGCATTGGGATCCAGCGACGAATAACCAGCATTGACCATCGGTTGCAGAATCGAGTTGAGGCCGTTGACAATTAGCTGCGGGACGCCAATATCCTGCAGCGGCAACAACATCGGCAGAATCGGCGACGGGATCATGTACGTGGTGATCGTGCCGCCCAAGGGGGTGACGTCGCTGGACAGCACCACCGCGTTCGACATGGAGGTCAGCGCCGCGGTGTTGTGGTGGTAGGCCATACCGAATAGCGAGTTCACCACCGACAGCAGATTCCAGGGCCGGTCCGGCGGGTTGGACCAGGCGTCGTATTGTCCGAACACCAAGTTGACGTCGTACTGGGTGTTCGCCAAAGCGTGCGCCGTGTAATCGACTATGGGCAGGGTTGCCCCGGTGGGCAGGTAAGTCTTGAACAAGCCGAACTCGGGGCTGGCGAACAGGGTGAACTGCAGGGCATTTGACGCTGGAGCGTCCGGAGCGGTTGCCAGGTAAGCCAATTCGCGGTTGGCGACGAGCGTTCCGTGCGACAGCGCGGCGATGTGCACCGGAGTGCCGTCGGCCACCGCGGCCATGATCTGGTCGTGGAGCATCCCCCGCCCGATGGCGACGGCCTCATTGACCGTCGGCGCGGTCAGACTGCCGCTGACAATGCCCATGCTGGCGGGGAAGTTCACCACCTGAGCCACCGTGCCGGGGTACCAGTTCTGCCCGATGGCGTAATTGAGCAGGTCGTAGGCCTGCAGAAGCGACGCCGTGGGCGGCCCTGCCACCCCGCCCTGCAGGAATATCTGTCCTAGATAGGGCAGCCGAGTGATCAGCCCGGGGAAGTAGAGCGGCGTCGCCCCCGGGACCGTAATCCTCGTACTGGCCGCCGCCAACGGACCGGCGTTCGTCGCGTTGGCGAGTTCGGCACTTAGGTAGGCGTCCGCGTTGGCAACCAGCTTGCTCACGAATTGCCCGTGGAATTGCACGAGTTGCGCTTGGACCTCTTGATATTCCAGTGCGTGCGCACGGAAAAGCGCGGCGATACCCGTGGATACCTCGTCGGCAGCGGCGGCCAGCAGGGACGTGGTGGAGGTTGCCGCCGCCGCGTTTGCAGCCGCGATCGCCGAACTCACCGCGGCCAAATCTTCGGCAGCAGTGGTCAGCAGCTCAACCGCCGCTACGACATAGGA
Protein-coding regions in this window:
- a CDS encoding LLM class F420-dependent oxidoreductase, translating into MSAPIAKLSIASPIVTSVPGMNADWENGASIEELTHVAEAADRLGYHHLTCSEHVALPAGDGEARRGSRYWDPLATLGYLAARTRRIRLATNVLVLGYHHPLEIAKRYGTLDVVSNGRLILGVGVGSLKEEFDLLGVPFDDRGPRGDDALRALRASLSRTEPEYHGEFYSFDGMVVDPCAVQERVPIWVGGRTLRSLRRAVNLADGWTPFGVPLKQARDWLARLTIPPAFDVVLAPSSRLDPIDNPERSRELIADTVAHGATIVNANFASTSLQHYLENLQALAELNTT
- a CDS encoding PE-PPE domain-containing protein, giving the protein MSYVVAAVELLTTAAEDLAAVSSAIAAANAAAATSTTSLLAAAADEVSTGIAALFRAHALEYQEVQAQLVQFHGQFVSKLVANADAYLSAELANATNAGPLAAASTRITVPGATPLYFPGLITRLPYLGQIFLQGGVAGPPTASLLQAYDLLNYAIGQNWYPGTVAQVVNFPASMGIVSGSLTAPTVNEAVAIGRGMLHDQIMAAVADGTPVHIAALSHGTLVANRELAYLATAPDAPASNALQFTLFASPEFGLFKTYLPTGATLPIVDYTAHALANTQYDVNLVFGQYDAWSNPPDRPWNLLSVVNSLFGMAYHHNTAALTSMSNAVVLSSDVTPLGGTITTYMIPSPILPMLLPLQDIGVPQLIVNGLNSILQPMVNAGYSSLDPNAGPYFSGGALVGLPRLLW
- a CDS encoding cytochrome P450, with amino-acid sequence MSTPKIGSIVVESQNSPSDRDAAAVLDPDTFVSGAPFEALARLRANSPVHPVQLSGLPRAWLLTRHADVRLVSRDTDTFTSSRGNTLVEVSAAPNSAMLPGIDPPRHVKIRKLINQGFTVRNVQRLEPHMRRVARDIVATITGKGEFDAVLDISAEMSLQVIADVLGVPAEDRLEVFRWSNAIGSLGIEDPDYAPTPEALGQAAAEMFAYCGELVKHRRKYGLTDDILSALLAAEVDGERLNRDQLNEFFLLLAVAGNETTRNTLSHGILALSEHPDQQAVLARDPAVAKVAVEELLRWATPVLHFRRTVTRDVVIRGQAISAGDWVLMHYLSANRDEEVFDRADEFDITRTDAGHAAFGGGGVHFCLGAQLARLELRVMLEELYPNVPGLTVTGPPDRLRSSFFHGIKRLPCSTG
- a CDS encoding Na+/H+ antiporter, which produces MFGLVVIVTLVAAVVVGTVVGRRYRVGPPVLLILLGGLLGLIPSFGEVEIHGEIVLLLFLPAILYWESLNTSFRELRWNIRAVIMFSIGLVIATAFAVSTAARLLGMEPHAASVLGAVLSPTDAAAVAGLAKKLPRRALTVLRGESLINDGTALVLFGVTVSVAVGGAPVSPAALTGRFVLSYLGGIVAGLLIGALVTLFRRGIDAPLEEGALSLLTPFAAFLLAEAIECSGVVAVLVSALVLTYSGPKVIRARSRLQSYAFWDVTTFLLNGSLWVFVGVQIPGAVRHLSDSEGGLRDTLVMAFAVTGVVIVTRFLWVEFSSVLGRVIDKTFKKPSHYAPFRHRFVTSWAGFRGAVSLAAALAVPFTTQGGTAPFPERNRIIFVVVVVILVTVLVQGSTLPAVVRWAHMPEDVTQADELHLAQTRSAEVALEALPEVAAEVGVGPEVLKRLKKEYEERAVLANGDGDAASDVAERSDQIRRVRLGVLDRQRQAITELRNQNLIDDIVLRELQRDMDLQEVQLLDPSETEAYEGSGE
- a CDS encoding DUF5685 family protein, whose amino-acid sequence is MFGIIRPCRHRLGSELTAAWRAQLCGLCLALRDDYGQAARIATNYDGMVVSLLVEAQSTAKPTRRTAGPCPLRGMKRADVATGECVKLAAVVSLALAAARVRDHVDDRDGLVGAAPVRPAARRLAERWVRQGTDAGHSLGFDTGVLVAAIDRQTELEAAAGPGSSLLAVTEPTETAVAAAFAHTAVLAGRPANAEPLREVGRLFGRIAHLLDAVEDYRDDVARGKWNPLVATETSIAEARALCDDAVLGIELALADVDFTDGRLPRRLLTREVRRAVSRTFDMRGGGTPHGEQEGISWGNEVIGSGAIPGIPGELPPPVPKRKQGCWDRFTEECCCECEGECCCECCGDDGCCDCDCGDGCDCDCGDSCDCCDCGDCCDCN
- a CDS encoding TetR/AcrR family transcriptional regulator C-terminal domain-containing protein; translated protein: MTSATRRRYGELDRAQVVSSLHGLARRVGVQRVTMRDLAAELGSAVPSVYYHVPGKQAALDLLAETVLSDIPAPSDGPWDARIIELYCAAREVMLEVPGLVNVLQTSGGGEAAGRLDKLSRSLLAEAGVSKSVVTTAHTLLYTYLLGSVGLEELRGKRQTTARFRAGLEVIIAGVKAS